tttccttgggccaggttggagctgcagagtgccattgagccctatgggagactttccttgggccaggttggagctgcagagtgccattgagtcctatgggagactttccttgggccgggttggagctgcagagtgccattgagccctatgggagactttccttgggccaggttggagctgcagagtgccattgagccctatgggagactttccttgggccgggttggagctgcagagtgccattgagccctatgggagactttccttgggccgggttggagctgcagagtgccattgagtcctatggaaggcttccaaaatcatacattgcagtttcaaagccagaaaaggtttttgcgccgtttacgatcatttcgatctgaaaattttgtgactttcggatcgcaaccacgatAGTTTCGTACAGccgagaaaataatttttttgtggtttcatgaatgggctcCTAAGAGTTTATTGCGTGTCTCATTTGGAGATATTGGAAAAACATCCTATTAGGTAGGTTAAATTTAGTTTTgctaaatgctacatgctgattggttggaaTGGATATTGAAACTAAAGAGTATACTTGCTAGAAATATTTCTGAAGAAGTTCAAATACCTGAGGTATTCGATACAGCCCCAAAATTCTTGCAACCGCTACAGAGGAAAGGGACTGAAGATCTCCTATGAAACCAACCACCTTACTTTCACATATGTAATTAGGGATTGCCCTATCTGCTCCTGACAGAATCTGTAGAGTTCCTTCTACAGCCTGAAATTCATTGAAGCAGGAGTCATATATGCGAAATCCCACAGTAAGGTTTGGAAGAAATTCGGGATTTTCATTGATTTCGTTGATAGCAAACACCATGGCAAGAACGTGTAGATAACACATTACAGATACCCTTAAAAAAACAGACATTGATTCAGAATTATACAGCATCAGAAATCAAGTCAACTTTTTCATTGATTCTTAATTCTTAAAAAGTACAAATTCAGTAATCAGAAGTGGCAGTCAAATttgctttttaaaagaaaaaaaaaagcatattgtacttttatgaaaaatatttattttaatacattttgcctTGTGTAGGTCTTGATTACACATTCTTTTTTCTTAATAATATTTCTGGGACTAAAAAAGATCAGATTCAGCTGTTTTTTACTAAGGTTTTCTCTGTTAGTAGACATTTACACAGCATCTGTTTTTCCACTATCCATGTTACAAGTTAAATCAGATTCATAATAAACCATAAACAACTGCAAAATACAAACCAAGTGATTTCAACATCTCAGCAAAACGAAACTTTAAAAAACAGAATGTGATAGAGTCTTAGATTTATCAAAGGATCAAGGGATTTTAGAATCACACAGAttcagccagcaagttttcacattttgtctcaccatgcccagacaccattttttgagtgttaaatcctgcctctagatggtgctaaagtaaaaagacttgccagtaaaacacaatagaaaatgccatagaccatgcgccacctggtggtggcatttgttttttttaccctttgtTAACTGGAactggtaaaggaacttggctgcacatgggtgaaagttagaaatcccatagcaatgaatagagCATGGATGAtcttttatgtattgagctctaaaatcacattttgataattctgccccttcaTGCATAACAGGACAAAGGGGACTTCAGGAGAGAATTGGGATAGCTACGAACCTGTCACACAGAGCCTGTCAGACACCTATCATTAAACAATACTTTGTTACCATTACCATTGTAATTTTTACAATTCCAGACCCATTTTGGCTCCCTTTGTTTAATCTTCCTGCTGCTGATAGTAACAGGCTGTGTGGGCATGACATGCAATGCACTCCActgatttaaatatattttgtgtggggaaaaaactgcagtggaaaaaatgcagtttgtgcaaaaaaaatgctgccaaaaaagcccattgactatGACATGTTTTCAAAATAGAACAGATCGTCTCATCACTAGTCATCCTGTTCACATTTACCCtcaatcagtggtgtaactatagaagaGGCAGGCCCTCCAGTCTACAGGTGAGTGATTgggtagcggggggggggggggcagtaggttgCTGATCCTActcagctgcttttttttttttttttttcaaaagcccCCTTAAAATCCTTGTATGATGTAGGCAGCAGCTTGCAAATAACCTTCTTTTTTGtatatgtacattaatatatgtacatttgttctgcaactctcaggcttggaattttGATTGTTATCTGGATGCTAGGGTGATAAATACTGTTACAACCAGGCAACTGCAGGGGAAGTCAGAAAAGACAATGAATTGGAAATGGCCTAAGAAGAAACATAAGCAACAGAAAATAAGAACAATAAAATGTAATCCTCAGAACTTGTTCTTTGCTTGCCTGGGTCTTTAACCCCCCATAAAACACAAATCAAGCTAGAAACAAGAAGAGATTAAATTAAGAGaattaaaaaaccttttaaaaatcaataataaaTGCTAATGAAAAAGTTACTTAATTAactaaaacttaattaaaaaaacaaaaactttggtTTGTAGGATACCCATCCCATAGTTATTTCCCACATTTCAATGCTACATTTCTTTGGTTATTGCTTCTCCTTGTAATTTAGCATATGTCGATAGTAATGAATGATCTGCAAGGGGATCATTCAGCTTTCTGTATATCAGGATCTAAAACATCACACTGTAACCAATGCTGTTTGTTCTATTAAAGCCTCAACATCATAAAGTAGCCTTACGTGTTACATCTCCCGCGAGAGGGCTTTGTAGTGAAATCTGCTTTGATGTTGCTTGGTTCTAGATGCACAGGGATGAGGCCTCCAAATATTATGTCTCCATCTTTTTCATAAACCTGCAGATGTTCTGATGGCAGCTTGCAGCCGGAGTCACTTTTATTAATGTACACAGCCCAGTTTAGTAGTAGCAGCAAGTTCAGCCAGTGGCATTTACTGGAAAGCAGTCATCACAAGAGGAGTCATTACAAGCAATAGTATACTGATATTATATTCACCAGAATAGATACAAGAACATTGCAAATATCATTATATCATGTAAATACAGatgtaggatctgttatccagaacgcttgcaGTTTCCTGGTGAcacttttagtaaatgtaagacattcatggaaacgagttcattcaaattttaaaataaaaaatgttagagttttagcaaGTCTGCCCCTAGATAAaccaaataggtttgttttgcgtccaataatgATTCATTATTTCTTAGCTAAAATGGACTGttttattagaattattttattaaaataaagtctatgggagatgactgtCCCATTATTCAAAGGGGTTTCCCATATCAGTATTATTAAATCTAAATTTTGGGAATAAATTCCAATAATGACTGACATgcttacacaacatgataaaatttgtatttttctgtcTTACAGTGATAACACCATGATCTTTTCAGACATATGGCAAATGTAGTAGTCAGCCAGTCAGAAATGTATGCCACTAAAGTCTACGTATCTTCCCATGGATTCAGGATCAATAACCCCGAAGCTTATCAAGTAAAGAAGGGGTTCTTAATCTATTGATAGGGATTGATTGGGATCTAAAAAATTGGCCCTATGATGTTTAGAGTGGGTCCCTATGATGCCCACAGAGTCGACTCCCCAATTATATATTGTTCCTCTACAAAAAAGGTTAAGAATCACTAAAGCTCTTTGATGGCCAATAGTCTATGGAAGTCTATGGCAATAGTCTAAGTCACTCACTTTTAGACAGATATTAAAATGCCCAGTAAATGCTGCTAATTGTATTACCAGAGAGGCATGTTGCATGGGAGAGTCCTGCAGAGTCTGTGGTGACAAGAAAGTGGCAACTTATATAAACTTCAAAAATTCCCTAATATGTAGTTGCGATAATTGTGCCACATCCAAGCTATTACTGAGAATTAAATGTTGTATCATTATCTTTATCCTTAGGGTCCAGATAATGACAAGCCTGCATGAAGTGCTTATTGTGCAGAATTAGTTATCTTATTATCTTATTGCTATAAGTGCTATGATCATAGTCTGTGTTCGACTGGAATCTCCTAACTTTTTCTATTTTCTGCTTGGGTTTACATAATTTAGTGTATATGTAGGTGCAAGGATGGGGCTAGGCAGAGACAGTTAAAccatattgtttatataaagaaaaagcaTTTCAAACAAAAAAAGCTGCTTAAATTTAGGGGCAACATGCCGCACATCTGCACgtaaaatttgctcacatacggagcactagTGACGGGatgtgcagaaaacttcagcgcgtGTAGACCTCAGTGCAAAAAGGTGTGAAAAGAACACATCATTGAACTACACCAGACAACTCTGAACTTGAGAAAGCGGATGTAGAAGTGCTCAGGGTGTGTCAGGCAGGGTGCAAAGGGTACAGTATAATGGAGGAAGAGAAAACCAAACAAGGATTAGAGAagggacacaggtggagggaaaAACCAAACATGAACAGGATATACATGGAGTGCAGAAATTgcatttccttttctattccaGGCTGAGTTTTATTTTACCAGCTGTCAAAGAGTTTATACTAATGCAACTGGCCCACTGGCCTTCTGCTAAGTTAAAGGTAATGTAAAGGTAAAAATCATAATCTTTGTGCATGTTATTTCGaccaaatgaaataaatctgcagtataaactcattaaaaattatttaccttttttaattagaagccttcctattttgctttttcttcttatacTCTGACATCAGCACTGCTCACAGCTTCTGTTAAACTACACAGCCAGGGGGCATGTCTCTGTCCTGATGTGAAAAAAGAGCAAGGGACTGCTTTGTACCAGAAACACAAGCATGGGACAAgcactgcttcaatatacatttaacaaagggactgagtttgaCCTGCAACTtccttgctttcaaggttaaaaaccccatatggttgccctttttttggttccactgggatcacctgcagggctggatttctctgtgaggcaccccgaggccgcccctgtggctatccccctctgcgcatgtgcgaacgcgGCCCCCAGTGTGCATGAGAGAACGCGaccccatgcgcatgcgcaaacgcttctttaaactcccatacggagcagtggggagaggtccccactgctccgtatgggagccaaatttaaaaactttCTTGCGGCGGAAGGGTGGTAGTTACAACATGGATCTTGCCACTGCTTGGGGATGAATTTGATGTAGTTGACCATCTTAAAGTATATTGAcataaatatatggacaaacaatccatgctttgcttaaaggggagggcatttcttggtagcttaatgcacagattatgttaatgtcctatatatattgataatgggtgagtgcagaggaactcttgttgtctatatgtattttgtggtcgcAACCTCAATGCACGTTTTTGCTATAAAGATGAAGTCACCATTTCTACAGTGAAACATTCCCACTCTTCGTTCTACTGCAGACACTGAGGAATACAGAgctccagttagctgtgttttattaacattctgatttttgtggttttagagttttttgaaaccatgactaaactcatttccatgaatgtcagtcatttatcagaATATTCACAGTCACACAAATACCACAACATTTTCATATTGTTGTCAGCATCATTGCGCTTCcaaaagtcccataggaatgaatagaaattaGTTAAGTAATTTTGTCataaatctcacattttgataaatatgccccttagagttcaTGATGCTACATAAAGCTAGTAATACAAATTGTTCTACTTCACTGTttcttattagatgcaaaacataAAAAGACTGGTAAGAAGGATGTCtctttggtctttattttttatatctcATTGTTTACTTGTacaagacagattttttttttagatcttgaCAAAATGACTTGAAAATTATAAGGCACATAGACCAAATTGCTGGAGAATACTGGGACATAAGTTTGGCCTAATTATTAACCCAATAACTGTTGCAAATATCTGATAAGCTGTAACACAGAACTGATTGATCCATTCCCCTATGGTCTTAATGAAGAAGATGATCATCACACATTCGTGTCTCATAGGCCTTAATGGGTTATTTCAGTGTGTATGTAACTGTTCCTAGTCATTTTTCTGTCCTTTTTATTCATCTCTGGTTTTAGAATAATAACATAAACCTTGGGTAAAAATATACATGTTACTAATCCACTGCTTGAAGATAacatggcaaatatctccactgcCACCATGTACTTCCCTGTGGTGCTGAGGTAGGCTGGGATGAAGGAGATCCAAACAGCTCCAAATATCAGCATACTAAAGGTGATCAGTTTGGCCTCATTGAAACTGCCCGGCAACTTTCTTGACAAATAAGCTATGGCAAAACACAAAGAAGCTAAaacccccatatatcccattgtgCATGAATAAGCAATTGGTGATCCCTTGTTACATTCCACAATAATGGTGCCCATCTTAGATTTATTGTCAGTGTATTGAAAAGGGGGAGAGTGTGCAAGCCACCCAGCACATATAATCACTTGTATAGCTGTGCACACAAGCACCAGGGTGTTCGTTACTCGAGAATTCAACCACATTCTCCTGCTGCTCCTTGGCTGGGTGAGGTTGAAGGCGATCACCACCATCATTGTCTTTCCCAACACACATGAAATGCACATCACAAAACTGATCCCAAATATAAATTGCCTGAGAATACAGTTTATAGTAATGGGACGGCCAATGAACATTAAAGCACAGAGATAGCAGAAACACAGGGAAAGGAGGAGAATGTAACTGAGATTCCGGTTATTTGCTTTCACAACTGgtgtttctgcattttttataaaaactgccaGGATGCTGAGAGGAAAGAGAGATCCTAGAACAGAAATAGTAGTTAATGTGCCCCCTAAGGTTTCTCTGAATGACAGAAATTCCAAGCTCTTCATCCAGCAGCCATTGTGTTTGTCATTTGCCCACATGTCTTCAGGGCATTTCATACAGCTTGTGGAATctattaaagcaaaataaaactgAATATGAGCAATAAAAACAATACCACTACAGTATTCCATAAAGAGAACAATGTTGCAATTTAATAGGTATCTAAGAAAAATAATACCTCTGCTGATATACATGCATGCTTTTTTTGACAATATTATGCATTAAAGGTACAAAGAAGACATTCTCTCTGAATCATAACAAGGTAGTGAAAATTATCTACCTTCTGTATAACCTTAGGGTTATGTCCTGCAAAACATAAATATGTGAAAGAAGCCTTTTGCTCCTTTATGATAAAGAGGAATCagaggaaaccattttaaaaaaaattaaaattataattttttcacaagaaatgaTTAATTAACCTTAATAGGTCTCCTTTTCTCTGCTCGCTCCAGCAGGAATCATTTCCAGTCAGATGCCTTTTGCATGGGGTACtctcactgcattgtgggtatggAGAGGGATGGAGCAGTGTCCCCAACTTCAGCACTATGCTGTGACACCCCTGCACCTGTCTGATGTGGTAATTTATTATCTGTCAGGGACCCTAAACTCTTTAACAATTACATCTCggtaaaaatgtttgttttgttgaCACATCATTTTTCATAAACTGATGAAAAACCGTGAGTGAGGTATTTTATTGTACTTACCGGTTTGATTGCTGAACTCATCTTCTGAGCACAAGATACAGTCGAAGCAGCAGGCAGGCTGTCCCTTCTGTGGGGCCTTTCTGTATCCTGGGGGGCAGCTCTCACTGCATATGGATTCTGGTGCCTAATGTACAATGTACATTAtaatactgttatatatatttttacaaactGACCCTAATTAGGACTAAAACCCTGTGTAGCCAATAGAGAATATCcaaatcaaaataattaaaaaggaacatttttattaacacaaaGGCAAAGCAATCAACCATTAAAATCAAACCCTAACTCATAAAAACCATAAGGCACAAAGAAAGAAGGGGCCCCTCCATGTGTTAATACAACATGAGTATATTAGAATGTATATCAAATCTTTCACACCTGCCTCCTGAGGCAGCAGGCCCAATGCCTCCCCCCTTACCCACTCTGTGCTTAGCTCCTCCACGTCAGAGCGGGTCCTGGGgggcacattgctagtgcagtACTAGTAATTTGGTACTTACACAACCGTAAGCTACACCAAAAAATTTTCTGGCATAAGACTGATTCCCTCACCTTTTGTGGTGACCAGGGTGTTCTGTAATCGTAATGCTCACAAAGAGAGTTGTGACTTAACCAGGAACTGATTTATTTAACTCAATCCACATAGGAGTAATAGCAAGCAATAATGCAGGATTCACTCATAGCACAGATAAGGTATAGACTCTGCAGGGCCAATTAGCACAATATGTAGCAACATAAGAACAACTGGTTAACCCCATATTTGTCCAACTAAGTTGAACCCAGGCAATTTCTATCTAGCCCTGAGTCTGTACACTTGTTCCCTAAATCCCTACTAACCCAGGTTATCTAATCTCACTGACAATCCTTGTTGAAGCCAAGAGCTGCTCAGCTAGTTAGCCCTGTCTATCtcacctagtgtgacctattacAGATGATATGCTGAACTATTGAGACTGTAAGCTTATGGTATTGCCCTTCTGTTTACCACACAACACACCATATATCACACGGACTGGGACCCAATCCCTCAGGTGTGAACCCTCGCTTAATGTGGAGGCCAGGCAGTTATGGGTTGTATCTCTCAAGAAATGGGCAAAACTGTGTTactgcaaaaggtcatgctatgaccaaGGAACAGGGACTTATTCcgattacattaaggaccctttatagctgCCCAGATAACTAGGGGACTACAGAGTGgaaaaaggcataatttaccagttccctacaagACCTAAACATAGGCCTAGGTTTAACTGTAGTTCCACTTGCCTGCTCAGGTGGGCATCTACACAAAATGGACCTAGAGCACATAGCTGCTCTTACCTTATATATTTTAGCCATGTAGTGGCCAAACTAGTGAGCTACAGTGGTCATGCTTTGATCTAGGAAATAGGAACTTACTTCCCTTCTAGGATAATGACCTCCGTAGGAGTCTAAGTTATGGGAACTGCCAGGTAAAAGGGGCAACCATTTTACCAATCCCCTACAATATGATAAATATTATAAGTCTAAAATCTTTGTGTTTTCTAAACTTAATTGCGAATACAGTCATGATAGACAGTTTTGTCCAAAGAAGGGCAAAACAAGGTACAAGGAGGGTATTGTAATATACAATAAAGTACTGGGTTTAGGGATATAAAAATTATGCTGCACAGTATATCATTATGGTATAATGTTGGCCTATTTTTTAGTCAACAAAATAAAGTAATTCCATACCCCAAAGCCCTGATCAGTGTCAATGCTACAGTTTTTTCTAAATGCACAGGTTGATATTTGAAAAGCAATAGATATGCTCTAACCCAAAAAGTTATAACAGCAAGACCAGAAAGTTACAGCTGCTTAAGGTAAAGGCCGAGGTTCAGAAGAAGCCGTAGTGCAGAGTAAGGGGAATACAGTTCAATAAATTAGTCCATTGAACTGtagggacacgaggtatctgaagtgaggagcatacactgaaatttgcacttatttatatttgaaatAGTAAGGGGAATACTTGGTTGTTATTATGTGTGACACCCTTGCTGCACATGCAATTTGTCCTTTTACTGATCTACTCAATCCATATGCCTTCATGAGCCCATACCGAGATAAGCAGCTGGTGCCTTCTGGACCCGGAAATGGTGTGGCTAGTATTGGATGGTCCTGTCTGTGAATATCTGCAGCACTGGTAGGACCCAATATGGGGGAGTCTTATGACTGATGTATAATCCAGATCCAGTTTATTGTCCCACAAAGGATTATACACTATTATTTGCACTCACCTCTGTGTAACCTCCACTCCAGAATATTGTGTTGTTACTGAGAACAATATGACTCTCTGGAAATTCTTTTAATGTTGCAAAATTGACATATTGGGTTTCACCATTGGGAAGGGCTTGCCAATTCACATACTCATGGTAAGAATTCACGTCCCCGTTCTCATCAAAGAACAACTCTTGGCCAGCTGTGTTTCTTACCCTCACTTGCTTTACATACTGCAAAATCTAAAAACAACCAGGCAATAAATGTAAAAGGAATGTTACTAGGAACCCATTACTGTACAATTATGTGCTATAATTGCCCAAATACAAAGTTGGTGATTCAATATGAATATTTTCTAATAAATTAGTAAGCGGCTATTAACAAAGCATCAAGCAAGACAAACAGTTACAAAACTGATTAAGCTATTAGTATACAGTGTGCATTAGTGAATGATTCTACAGACCAAGTGAAGATCCACCTTGTTTTTCCCATGTACATGCATGGTGGGTCTTTAGCTAAAAAACAATTAGAAACACTGTTGCATCTATAGAGGTGAGGCTGTTAAGTactgattattattatacatGCATACTTATATAGCACAAGCATATTTATGTAGCGCACCCTTAGGTGTTAGTTTATGGCAGATTGAGAGTGTGTGTGGAGGGCTGTGTGCTGCTATCATGAGTAGGCCTCTGACTCCAACTACTATGAAATAACTCCCAGCAATTGTGCCACCCGTCACATTAAATGAATAACCAGGACCACTGGACTTTGATGCAACTGAAACAAATTGAACTTGTTTATTAACCTAAATGTATTGTTTATCACTAGTTATGGGGCATTCTGGGTGGTCACCTGACACTTTCTTTTATATGAGGAATTGCTTAGCACTCCCATAGAGGATCTGCAGCACCCAAAACTTTCCCACTCTCCCATCCCCAGCTcaaaatttaaatgtaaatcCCAAAATCTCCTTTTTTCACCTGGAGGCACATGctttatagaaatataattttaCCACATCCTTACTGACTGTACAGATGTGTTCCAATGAGGGTGCTGAAACTAGAATATATACATTCCTGCTacatcatatttatattttttcttaccttCCATGGGTCCAGTCTGCTTATGGTTAGACATGGGGATTGAGGTCTGCAGGAAATCATATTGTGGATCCCGTGGGCCAGTGTATAAACTGCATTATAGACAAGGATGGCAAACACAGAGGCTGCTTCATTATATCCTTGGTGTTCTAGAGTTTTAAGATTTTCCTGCCCTGTGCAATAGGTGGTTCCATTGACTGGTGTTTCATTGTGCCACaaacaaccaaaacttgcttcccaAAATGATTTCATGAAAATATCATTTGGATACAAAGATGGGTGAATGCTATAAAGAAATTCTCCAAATCCAGGGATTATTGTTAAAGGTAGTTTTTGCCCAATAGTACCATTTAGTGTTCTCCAGTACTCTTTATAGGAAAATATAGGAGAAGTGATAGCACTGCCACTGGCAAACCAGACCTTTCCAGTTATATTTTCTTCAGTTGCTACTTTCATAAAGGGGATCAGTTCCGGCAAAGAGCAATAAAGTACCACAACTGTGGCTGATGATCTTTTGATGACTTGGAGAATGGAGAGTGTCTGATCTCTGGTGTGTTGGGCAGATATCCGCATGAAAAAGGCCACACAAATCCCAGCTGCCTCAATGTCTCTGCGCAAGAACTCACTGTCATAGAGGTCAAAATCATTATCAGCAGCCAGAATTCCTATCCAGGTCCAGTTAAAATGGATCATCAGCATATTGAAATAAAAAGCATGTATCTTATCATTTATAACAGTGCGCAGAAAAGAAGGATAACTGATTTTATCACTTAGATAGGCCAATGCTGACCCATAGCTTATCTGAAAAAGCAATTTGTTTACTTTAATGATATTAAAGAATTTACATTGTTTGTCAAAAAATGCATGctattaatataataatgtacAGTTAGAAAAAATTACTTGGGGACAGATTTGTCAAAGGTCAATAGAGTTTTTCCTTCTCTACACATTCTATTACCATTAAAAACCATTCAAATTGTTAGCAAATGCTTCTGATTTTATCATTGTACCCTAGTAGTTTTAATTAAATGAGCGCTTCACCTTCAGATTAGTGATTAGTATGTTACAGAGttacctattcttagcaacttttcaaatggtcttcattttttatttgttatactgtagtttttttaattatttacctttctcttcACTCTTTCACTCTGTcttttttactctttttactCTTTCCAAattttacatggg
The sequence above is a segment of the Xenopus tropicalis strain Nigerian chromosome 7, UCB_Xtro_10.0, whole genome shotgun sequence genome. Coding sequences within it:
- the LOC108648107 gene encoding extracellular calcium-sensing receptor — its product is MVFAINEINENPELLPNITLGFRIYDSCFSEMQAVDGALQLLSGTEKAIPNYICQTESKMVGLIGDLQSSNSVAVARILGLYHFPQISYGSALAYLSDKISYPSFLRTVINDKIHAFYFNMLMIHFNWTWIGILAADNDFDLYDSEFLRRDIEAAGICVAFFMRISAQHTRDQTLSILQVIKRSSATVVVLYCSLPELIPFMKVATEENITGKVWFASGSAITSPIFSYKEYWRTLNGTIGQKLPLTIIPGFGEFLYSIHPSLYPNDIFMKSFWEASFGCLWHNETPVNGTTYCTGQENLKTLEHQGYNEAASVFAILVYNAVYTLAHGIHNMISCRPQSPCLTISRLDPWKILQYVKQVRVRNTAGQELFFDENGDVNSYHEYVNWQALPNGETQYVNFATLKEFPESHIVLSNNTIFWSGGYTEAPESICSESCPPGYRKAPQKGQPACCFDCILCSEDEFSNQTDSTSCMKCPEDMWANDKHNGCWMKSLEFLSFRETLGGTLTTISVLGSLFPLSILAVFIKNAETPVVKANNRNLSYILLLSLCFCYLCALMFIGRPITINCILRQFIFGISFVMCISCVLGKTMMVVIAFNLTQPRSSRRMWLNSRVTNTLVLVCTAIQVIICAGWLAHSPPFQYTDNKSKMGTIIVECNKGSPIAYSCTMGYMGVLASLCFAIAYLSRKLPGSFNEAKLITFSMLIFGAVWISFIPAYLSTTGKYMVAVEIFAMLSSSSGLVTCIFLPKVYVIILKPEMNKKDRKMTRNSYIHTEITH